CTATCATCTGTACACATAGTACTGTCCATCTTCTATCTGTGTGTTTTCATGTTTCTGTAGTGTTTGGATTTAAATTAAAGCAGATTATCTACGCTTTAATAAAGAAGACATGTTCCCAAGAGAGGATGCTCTgcatggtgggggtgctgaatttggcacaacaccggcaagcccactgagcagtgagtgaggctttgtaaattgactttttaaatatcaatttccaaagctcagtttattttcattgctACTTACCAGTCGCAGGCTTGTTTTGTACAAGATTTTGCAAAATGgttggttattgactggacctgaagagcttaaatggcaaaaataaaggggtaAAAaggaggtgttctaaaacttttgacctctAGTTTATGCAAATGTAATTTAGTGTCATTTTGAGTAACAGTCCAGGATTCATGTGAGTATATTTGAAGTAGCTGTAGGATGGAGGAAGTGACTGCAAATGGACATCTGATGCTTGGCTACAAGACTCCGCCCACCTGTGAGCTGCTGGACCTTCTGTTAAAAAACAGACGTCCCTCGGGCCCATTTAATGAAGTCTGGCCCAACATCATCATCTCTGACGTGTATGTATATAACCAACTCCACCACACTGAGAAATCACTATTTTAtaatatgattaatattataataaaaaaaataattcattatatatacatttttgtttattcttAAACAGTTCTTAATGCAGTTCATCAGCCAGTCATTTTAGGTgtctaaaattagattttttagttttatagTCAAGAAATATGGCAAATGTAGCTAATATAGCAATATGTGGTAGCTAATGTACACTGATTAGCATGGAGCTATTgctaagtattaagtattaagtattgcTATGTCTGTATTATACACGCTCTCCTCTGATCACTAATCTCTAGTAGACTTGTTTATATTGTGAATTAGCCTTATTCCTCtaaaacaggggtcggcaattacgtttggccgtgggccagatatattccaagccattacatggcgggccacaaaaaaaaaatcctgttttggaaaatgaagtccaATAGGattgagtgctacagactagtagctctccagcccagaggattgttgaactcaattgcagaacatttaatctcaaagcaggtaaaaccaagaataaagaaaaaaaataaacatacactcatatggtattgtgtgtgtgttttaggcacACAGCAAAAGATGTGGATCTGCTGATGGTTCTGGGAGTGACTCACATTGTAAACGCTGCAGATGGACCGTCTCAGATTGACACAGGCCCCGCCTTCTACTCACATACCCCAACATTAATCCAGTATTACGGAGTGGAAGCCCCTGACAGCCGAGACTTCAACATCACCCCGTTCTTCTACCCCACAGCTCGCTTTATACACACCGCTCGGACCCAACACTGTAAGAACTCCACATACACATTCACATAACTACTACCTTTACAGTAACGCATATAGGACaaaagactatatatatatatgctacatacactatattgccaaaagtattaagCGGATAGTTGAGCGACCACCCATTCTGAATCCAcgggcagtgttgggaagtaacggattacatgtaacggcgttacgtaatcagattacaatttatgagtaactgtaatccgttacagttactgcttgaataaatggtaatcagattacagttactctgctaaaataaatggattacattgcggtactttcctatttttggtcttccaatccatccctatttgtgtgtgcagcggtgtctgtgtgcgtgcaggcagcgagacggtaggaggggcagacagcggctccgcacacacaacgagacgaaattaactgacattttcgtagacgaataaaaacgagacgaaaatgtttggcagggacgaaatccaatcataACTgagttagttctgtgaaaggtagtgaccagttaggaagagatccaatcactgctactttagcgaaggtgaagaggcgggacaagcggggtactcatccaatcagtacccgcctctccttcactagcgccgcgcgctcagttacaaacccgggaattaacctgtcgttacggagctcgactggaagttaactcgacagtgttcagcagggagagagagagaga
This genomic stretch from Astyanax mexicanus isolate ESR-SI-001 chromosome 15, AstMex3_surface, whole genome shotgun sequence harbors:
- the LOC125781339 gene encoding dual specificity phosphatase 29-like gives rise to the protein MEEVTANGHLMLGYKTPPTCELLDLLLKNRRPSGPFNEVWPNIIISDVHTAKDVDLLMVLGVTHIVNAADGPSQIDTGPAFYSHTPTLIQYYGVEAPDSRDFNITPFFYPTARFIHTARTQHSGKVLVHCALGISRSATLVLAYLMIYEGLTVSEAIKAVRCHRNILPNAGFLQQLRELDIQLSLQRQSALSSPLSASSIFPSTDCTDP